The following coding sequences are from one Triticum aestivum cultivar Chinese Spring chromosome 5A, IWGSC CS RefSeq v2.1, whole genome shotgun sequence window:
- the LOC123106230 gene encoding probable periplasmic serine endoprotease DegP-like → MGAGAERSSNKRTMAADPTSRDDPLPEKKKKVVDLGSDSDEDLPNPSQWAGVNPDSFGDDYLAKMEKARLDEESAPRPVKIATLDYYKPATRFHTIELFPVFRSGSKAVLLAAKFLLGISSSRDGEPLRRCSGFWVDWDEEKKTGLVLTTARLIRTKDAPYSVWSGGEEYATDADVTVHLLNGTSAKGQLVYLQPHYDLAFLSVQEDQPINLPSLNEKDVEFAQEVFRLGRDNSLNLRITYARAEYLNPTMFERHHNVYFRSPDGHGDDNEFDYGGPVIDLRGEVVGMVNVPKRFGSFIPSSILLNCLDSWKKYQHIARPHLGMMFKDIKLLEPAHVDMLWRMFNIDDGLIVQEVPGGSPAEKFGIQKGDIIESFNGKPVSSTIELENTLMSIYKGTLDAEVRISVSSFLYMRAVFLIPAIHLFVPKYY, encoded by the exons ATGGGCGCGGGTGCGGAGAGATCCAGCAACAAAAGAACCATGGCGGCCGATCCGACCAGCCGAGACGATCCcttgccggagaagaagaagaaggtggtggatcTGGGGAGCGACAGTGACGAGGACTTGCCTAATCCGTCACAATGGGCGGGGGTTAATCCCGATTCCTTCGGCGATGACTACTTGGCCAAGATGGAAAAGGCTAGACTCGACGAAGAATCAG CTCCCCGCCCTGTGAAAATTGCTACGCTCGACTACTACAAACCTGCCACCAGGTTTCACACCATCGAGCTTTTCCCCGTCTTTCGATCCGGAAGCAAGGCTGTGCTCCTCGCTGCGAAATTTCTTCTAGGGATTTCATCCTCTCGTG ATGGTGAACCGCTAAGAAGGTGCTCTGGCTTCTGGGTCGATTGGGATGAGGAGAAGAAAACTGGCCTTGTTTTGACAACTGCGCGGCTGATTCGCACAAAGGATGCTCCTTACAGTGTCTGGTCAGGCGGTGAAGAGTATGCTACAGATGCTGAT GTCACTGTTCATTTGCTAAATGGCACCAGTGCAAAGGGCCAGCTGGTCTATCTCCAGCCCCACTACGATCTCGCTTTCCTGAGCGTTCAGGAGGATCAACCAATCAACTTACCATCTTTGAATGAAAAAGATGTAGAATTTGCTCAAGAGGTTTTTCGGCTCGGAAGAGACAATTCCTTAAATCTAAGGATAACATATGCCAGGGCAGAATATTTGAATCCAACCATGTTTGAGCGGCACCACAATGTATACTTCCGTTCTCCAGATGGCCATGGTGATGATAATGA GTTTGACTATGGGGGGCCAGTTATTGACCTGCGTGGAGAAGTTGTCGGAATGGTCAACGTTCCTAAGAGATTTGGGTCTTTCATACCTTCTTCCATTTTGCTCAATTGTTTGGATTCATGGAAGAAATATCA GCACATCGCCCGGcctcatcttggaatgatgtttaAGGACATCAAACTTCTAGAACCTGCTCATGTTGACATGTTATGGCGTATGTTTAACATTGATGATGGTCTTATTGTTCAAGAG GTGCCGGGAGGGTCGCCTGCTGAGAAATTTGGAATCCAAAAAGGTGATATTATCGAATCTTTCAATGGAAAGCCTGTTTCTTCCACAATTGAG TTGGAAAATACACTGATGAGCATATACAAGGGAACTTTAGATGCTGAAGTTCGTATTTCTGTAAGTTCATTTCTATATATGAGGGCGGTTTTCTTGATCCCGGCCATACATTTATTTGTACCGAAGTATTATTAA